In Mangrovivirga cuniculi, the following proteins share a genomic window:
- the coaE gene encoding dephospho-CoA kinase (Dephospho-CoA kinase (CoaE) performs the final step in coenzyme A biosynthesis.), translated as MKNPKLIGVTGGIGAGKSTVCKIFSTLGVPVYDADSRAKSLLHTDMELKHKIIEAFGEESYNEDGMPNRAYLAGQVFSDEGKTKRINSLVHPAVGRDFKNWVDQNNDHKYLIKEAALLFEAGSYKSLDYVIHVSVPKNERLNRVLIRDPERSKEQVLDIMDRQWGEGKKKKLADLVVYNDNKNSILQPVINLHDQLTLGKEI; from the coding sequence ATGAAAAACCCTAAGCTTATAGGAGTAACAGGAGGAATTGGCGCAGGAAAAAGTACTGTCTGCAAGATTTTTTCAACACTTGGTGTTCCGGTGTATGATGCCGATTCACGAGCGAAGTCTTTATTACACACGGACATGGAACTGAAGCACAAGATAATTGAAGCTTTTGGAGAAGAGTCGTATAATGAAGATGGTATGCCCAACAGGGCTTACCTTGCAGGTCAGGTTTTCTCAGATGAGGGAAAAACTAAAAGGATCAATTCACTTGTGCACCCTGCTGTTGGTAGGGATTTTAAAAACTGGGTCGATCAAAATAATGATCATAAATACCTGATAAAGGAAGCTGCATTACTTTTTGAGGCCGGAAGCTATAAGTCGCTAGATTATGTTATTCATGTCAGTGTTCCAAAAAATGAAAGGTTGAACAGGGTATTAATTCGTGATCCGGAAAGATCTAAGGAGCAGGTTTTGGATATTATGGATAGACAATGGGGTGAAGGCAAGAAAAAAAAGTTAGCAGATTTGGTCGTCTATAACGATAATAAAAATAGCATTTTGCAACCTGTAATTAACTTACACGATCAACTAACCCTGGGTAAGGAGATCTGA
- a CDS encoding YbbR-like domain-containing protein — translation MNDFFRSIKSFLKTISRSNTKVMALCILGATTFWFFNALNKADYEATVNYPVELKYKNDSTVVVGELPNNISLQVNGGGWDLLRTTLGINKEPIQIPIQNPTEQKFILTSSVRDIIADEFTNLRILRILTDTLAFDIQSFKEKRVYLDLDSTEIQFKPLFYFGDSILLNARYLKYSGPESMIDSIPDTIQLSLNNEEPLDEDHEEVIEPPYTSELVIASPQEINVAVRVKKANQIQKMVPFQLENFPEEFSPSKEKVAVTYYFLKDRTGMDSSDIVIKLNYDSLTSDSTIIPKIIDYPQMMKILSYDSSEIEIVKNEKP, via the coding sequence ATGAATGACTTCTTTCGAAGTATTAAAAGTTTTTTAAAAACTATATCAAGAAGTAACACAAAAGTAATGGCGCTCTGTATTTTGGGCGCCACTACTTTTTGGTTTTTTAATGCCTTAAATAAAGCAGACTACGAAGCTACAGTAAACTACCCTGTTGAATTAAAGTACAAGAATGATAGCACAGTTGTAGTTGGTGAATTACCTAATAACATTTCCCTTCAAGTAAATGGAGGTGGATGGGATCTTCTAAGGACTACTCTTGGAATAAATAAAGAGCCTATCCAAATTCCTATCCAGAATCCTACAGAACAAAAGTTTATACTAACAAGCTCCGTTCGGGATATCATCGCTGATGAGTTTACCAATCTGAGAATATTGAGAATTCTTACAGATACTCTGGCTTTTGATATTCAAAGCTTCAAAGAAAAGAGAGTGTATCTCGACCTTGATTCAACAGAAATTCAGTTTAAGCCTTTATTTTATTTTGGAGATAGTATTTTATTAAATGCCCGGTATTTGAAATATTCTGGCCCGGAAAGCATGATTGATAGTATTCCTGACACTATACAACTCTCATTAAATAATGAAGAACCGCTTGATGAAGACCATGAAGAAGTAATTGAACCTCCCTACACTTCTGAACTGGTTATAGCATCTCCTCAAGAGATTAATGTAGCTGTAAGAGTAAAAAAAGCTAATCAAATCCAAAAAATGGTGCCTTTTCAGCTTGAAAACTTTCCCGAAGAGTTTTCTCCATCTAAGGAAAAGGTTGCAGTAACTTACTATTTTTTAAAAGACCGAACAGGTATGGACAGTAGTGATATCGTAATTAAACTAAACTATGACAGCCTTACATCGGATTCGACTATTATTCCAAAAATAATAGACTATCCTCAAATGATGAAAATCCTTTCTTACGATTCCAGCGAAATAGAAATAGTTAAAAATGAAAAACCCTAA
- a CDS encoding thioredoxin family protein — MIKKSFILVFFLFGFNSLFSQISWETNLKVAQVKAIEKDQLILVDFWAIWCGPCKKMDKQLWERPEMKKLSENFVALKIDIDQYPNIARAYNVTSIPRVMIITASEEVIWEKNGFLMPESYIEILKQIPPSLNGLNKKMVTNAGEENPNSSFEIGMGFQKLAISTKSDFGMKFINISNSYFKEVEKKLMILIY; from the coding sequence ATGATTAAAAAGAGCTTTATACTCGTATTTTTCCTTTTCGGATTTAACAGTCTTTTTTCACAAATTTCATGGGAAACAAACCTCAAGGTAGCGCAGGTAAAGGCTATTGAAAAAGACCAATTGATATTAGTTGATTTTTGGGCAATTTGGTGTGGGCCATGTAAGAAAATGGATAAACAGCTTTGGGAAAGGCCAGAGATGAAAAAGTTGTCTGAAAATTTTGTTGCTCTTAAAATTGATATTGATCAATATCCAAATATAGCACGTGCCTATAATGTAACGTCTATTCCCAGGGTAATGATAATTACAGCATCTGAAGAGGTGATCTGGGAAAAAAACGGGTTTCTGATGCCAGAAAGTTATATTGAAATTTTAAAACAGATCCCACCGTCTTTAAATGGACTTAATAAAAAAATGGTTACAAATGCTGGCGAGGAGAATCCAAATAGTTCTTTTGAAATAGGAATGGGTTTTCAAAAATTAGCTATTTCCACAAAAAGTGATTTCGGAATGAAATTTATTAATATCAGTAATTCTTACTTTAAAGAAGTAGAGAAAAAGCTAATGATCCTGATTTATTAG
- a CDS encoding dihydroorotase has protein sequence MRSYLISNANIVNEGRIFTGDVLIKEGRIEKISSSINADQADEVIDAEGKYLFPGVIDDQVHFREPGLTHKANIATESRAAVAGGVTSFMEMPNTVPQALTQELLADKYAIAAKSSPANYSFFMGASNDNLDEVLKTDPTKVCGVKVFMGSSTGNMLVDNQQTLESIFGSTNMLIATHCEDEETVRANTAKYVEKYGDNIPVKYHPIIRSEEACYKSSSFAVSLAKKHGARLHVLHISTAKELELFSNKLPLEEKKITAEACIHHLWFSDEDYEEKGTLIKWNPAVKKASDRAAIWEAVNNNTIDVIATDHAPHTLEEKDNPYTKAPSGGPLIQHTLVAMIDKHKEGKITLEHIAEKMAHSPARLFRIKERGYIREGYYADLTLVDLEDSTPVTKESLLYKCNWSPFEGYTFKSKVTHTFVSGNKVYENEKVIDDKMGMRMEFKAD, from the coding sequence ATGCGCAGTTATTTGATTTCCAATGCAAATATAGTCAATGAAGGCAGGATATTTACCGGTGATGTCCTTATTAAAGAGGGCCGCATCGAAAAAATATCTTCTTCAATAAATGCCGACCAGGCTGATGAAGTAATCGATGCCGAGGGTAAATACTTATTTCCGGGAGTAATCGATGACCAGGTACACTTTCGCGAACCCGGACTGACACATAAAGCTAACATAGCGACAGAATCGAGGGCTGCTGTAGCTGGAGGTGTCACTTCATTTATGGAAATGCCAAACACCGTTCCCCAGGCATTGACCCAGGAACTTTTAGCTGATAAATATGCAATAGCAGCTAAAAGCTCTCCGGCCAACTACTCCTTTTTTATGGGTGCCAGCAACGACAACCTGGATGAAGTTTTAAAAACTGATCCAACTAAGGTGTGTGGAGTAAAAGTATTCATGGGTTCTAGTACTGGTAACATGCTTGTAGATAATCAACAAACCCTGGAATCAATTTTTGGTTCTACTAATATGCTTATTGCCACACACTGTGAAGATGAAGAAACAGTCCGTGCAAATACAGCTAAATATGTAGAAAAGTATGGAGATAACATTCCAGTAAAGTATCACCCGATAATCAGATCTGAAGAAGCGTGTTACAAATCTTCTTCATTTGCAGTATCACTTGCAAAAAAGCATGGAGCAAGGCTGCATGTTCTCCATATAAGCACCGCTAAAGAACTTGAATTATTTTCTAACAAACTACCGCTAGAGGAGAAAAAAATCACAGCAGAGGCCTGTATACATCATCTGTGGTTTTCTGATGAGGACTACGAAGAGAAAGGCACATTGATCAAGTGGAATCCTGCTGTAAAAAAGGCTTCTGATAGAGCAGCTATATGGGAGGCTGTTAATAATAATACAATCGATGTTATCGCAACAGACCATGCCCCACATACGCTGGAAGAAAAAGATAATCCATATACTAAAGCTCCAAGCGGTGGGCCTTTGATTCAACATACCCTGGTTGCAATGATCGATAAGCACAAGGAAGGTAAGATCACTCTGGAACATATTGCTGAGAAAATGGCTCACAGTCCTGCGCGATTATTCAGAATTAAAGAAAGAGGTTATATCAGGGAAGGTTATTATGCAGACCTGACATTAGTAGATCTGGAAGATAGCACTCCAGTAACTAAAGAATCTCTACTTTATAAATGTAATTGGTCTCCTTTTGAAGGATACACGTTTAAAAGTAAAGTAACTCATACTTTCGTATCAGGAAACAAAGTATATGAGAATGAGAAGGTTATTGATGATAAGATGGGCATGAGAATGGAATTTAAGGCTGATTGA
- the yajC gene encoding preprotein translocase subunit YajC: MLNLILLQAADGSGYSQIIFFVAIIVIFYFFMIRPQQKKQKETKKFISELKKGDKVVTIGGLHGKIFDLPSDDTVIVEVERGFKLTFERSAISLENSKRLNEGTKKDK; the protein is encoded by the coding sequence ATGCTTAATTTAATTTTATTACAGGCTGCTGATGGAAGTGGCTATTCGCAGATTATATTTTTTGTTGCGATCATAGTTATATTTTACTTCTTTATGATCCGTCCTCAGCAGAAAAAGCAAAAGGAGACTAAAAAATTTATCAGTGAATTAAAAAAAGGAGATAAAGTAGTTACTATCGGAGGACTTCACGGAAAGATCTTTGATCTGCCAAGCGATGACACTGTGATCGTTGAAGTAGAAAGAGGATTTAAACTAACTTTTGAGAGATCTGCAATATCTCTGGAGAACTCAAAAAGGCTTAATGAAGGCACAAAAAAAGATAAATAA